Proteins from one Phoenix dactylifera cultivar Barhee BC4 unplaced genomic scaffold, palm_55x_up_171113_PBpolish2nd_filt_p 000254F, whole genome shotgun sequence genomic window:
- the LOC103718910 gene encoding probable protein phosphatase 2C 60, with amino-acid sequence MIAELMNFLKACWRPSSVPYAHTGSDTVGRQDGLLWYKDSGQHMNGEFSMAVVQANSLLEDQSQIESGPLSLLESGPYGTFVGIYDGHGGPETSRFINDNLFHHLQRFTSEQQSMSADVIKKAYQATEEGFISLVTKQWPMKPQIAAVGSCCLVGVICGGMLYIANLGDSRVVLGRLVKATGEVLAVQLSTEHNAGIESVRQELHSLHPEDSQIVVLKHNVWRVKGLIQVSRSIGDVYLKKAEFNREPLYVKFRLREPFKNPILSSEPSISVQPLQPQDQFLIFASDGLWEHLSNQGAVDIVHNNPRSGSARRLVKAALQEAAKKREMRYSDLNKIDRGVRRHFHDDITVIVVFLDSNLVSRASSHRGPTLSVRGGGINLPANSLAPCATPTELGVS; translated from the exons ATGATAGCGGAGTTGATGAACTTTCTGAAGGCCTGCTGGCGGCCGTCGTCAGTCCCGTATGCCCATACAGGCTCCGACACTGTTGGCCGGCAGGATGGGCTTCTTTGGTACAAGGACAGTGGGCAGCACATGAATGGAGAATTCTCCATGGCCGTGGTCCAAGCAAACAGCTTGCTTGAGGACCAGAGCCAGATCGAGTCGGGCCCATTGAGCTTACTCGAGTCCGGCCCGTATGGGACCTTTGTTGGGATCTATGATGGTCATGGTGGCCCGGAAACATCCCGTTTTATCAATGATAATCTTTTCCACCATCTTCAGA GGTTTACATCTGAGCAGCAGTCAATGTCTGCTGATGTAATAAAGAAGGCGTATCAGGCAACAGAAGAGGGTTTTATCTCTCTAGTCACCAAACAATGGCCTATGAAACCTCAAATTGCTGCTGTTGGCTCATGCTGTCTGGTTGGTGTTATCTGTGGTGGTATGCTATATATAGCCAATCTTGGAGACTCTCGTGTAGTTTTAGGGAGACTTGTCAAAGCAACTGGAGAGGTTTTGGCTGTCCAGTTGTCAACAGAGCACAATGCAGGTATTGAGTCTGTGAGACAAGAGTTGCATTCATTGCACCCAGAGGATTCACAGATAGTTGTTTTGAAGCACAATGTTTGGCGTGTGAAGGGCCTCATCCAG GTTAGCAGGTCAATTGGCGATGTATACCTGAAAAAGGCAGAGTTTAACCGAGAACCATTGTACGTAAAATTTCGCCTTCGTGAGCCCTTCAAAAACCCAATACTTAGTTCAGAACCATCAATTTCTGTGCAACCATTGCAACCACAAGACCAGTTTCTCATATTTGCATCTGATGGACTCTGGGAGCACCTTAGCAACCAAGGAGCAGTTGACATTGTTCATAACAATCCCCGCAGT GGAAGTGCTCGCAGGCTTGTGAAAGCTGCACTTCAAGAAGCGGCCAAGAAAAGAGAGATGAGGTACTCCGATCTCAATAAGATTGATCGCGGGGTCCGTCGGCATTTCCATGATGATATAACCGTCATTGTTGTGTTCCTTGATTCAAACCTTGTAAGCAGAGCAAGCTCACACAGGGGCCCCACACTTTCTGTAAGAGGAGGGGGAATCAATCTGCCAGCAAATTCTCTTGCACCTTGTGCAACACCCACGGAACTTGGTGTTTCCTGA